In Mesotoga sp. Brook.08.105.5.1, the sequence AAGAACAGCGTGGCAGCCGTCGGTATCTTTTTGGGGAAGCAGTTCTGGAATGCAGGTTATGGAACCGATGCAATGAGAGTGCTTCTGGCATTTGTGTTTGACCAAATGAATATAAACAAGGCGAAACTCAACGTATATTCGTTCAACAAACGTGCAATCAAGTCATATACGAAGTGCGGCTTTCAGATAGAGGGAACGTTGAGGCAGGAGATTTTCAGAGACGGAGCATTCCACGATGAAATCGTCATGGGGATTCTTAGGTCGGAGCTTATTAGGGAATACTAGACCTCGTTATAGTACTCGATGAATTCTACATC encodes:
- a CDS encoding GNAT family protein, translating into MLMGRLVYLREYRKSDVETAHKYINDYEVKRMLVPGIPFPLRLEEEEKWYDSQSAFKDIYNFAIARIEDDEYLGGCGINEVDWKNSVAAVGIFLGKQFWNAGYGTDAMRVLLAFVFDQMNINKAKLNVYSFNKRAIKSYTKCGFQIEGTLRQEIFRDGAFHDEIVMGILRSELIREY